From the genome of Oncorhynchus masou masou isolate Uvic2021 chromosome 15, UVic_Omas_1.1, whole genome shotgun sequence:
ATACATCCGTGAGGTTATGACCTCCTGGTCCTCCTGGTCTGAGCTGTAGACCGAGGAGTGGGGGTGGGGGCCGTGTTCTCTTTGGCTGCTGACTGAGTCTCGCTCTGAGAGGACGGAGGTCTATACACATCTATAGAGAAGGGAAAATGAAATGATATGAAAGACTAGACATGATAgatgaagaaaaaaacatttacCTGAGTCGAAACAGATGAAAGTGATATGTATACACAGACCATTATACAAACTATGGTAGATTGTATAGACAATCATGGTACCACTTGTTGCAATTCTTTGATCAGCGCAACATTATTACCTGGGATCTCATGTGGCCAGAAGTCCTCACAGGCAGGGCATCGTGGATCAGTCCTTCCTTTGAAGTATCTGGCGACACAAGGGGTGTGGATTTTGATGCCACATGTAGGATTTTCACACATCTGGCACTGAGAGGTAAAAAGACCAGATTATTACAAATCATTTTTATTACAAAGCATGAAACCAAATGCATTGCCTCGAAAGCCAGGCTATATCAGTGGTGTCAATCCCATTTAAATTCAGGCAACATATTTTGAGTAGCAACTACACCATTCATGAGAAGCATATCCAACTAGACATTAGACATGCAACATTAAACATTCTACCTTCTAGCAAGTttgagcagagagcagaggactGAGAAAAGTGAGTTTGGGAATCTGACAAAAAGCAGATGCTACACCAATTTTGATTTGACATGGGGTCCAATTTAGCTAGCAGGAGGAATACATTAGATGCAACTTATTTACTGCAATTTAAATTGAAGTTGTATCACTTTACCTGCAAGGCCACATTGTGACAGATATGGCAGACCTTGACCTGGTCTTGATACAACATCCGAATATATTGCTCCATCTCCATTATACATCGAGTGGAGAGAGAGTAGTCTCCATTTTTCTGAAGAAAAGACAATCACAGGTTGCAAGTCAATCAGTGGCGCAAGAAGCAATAACTGCATGCATAGAATGTGTCTTCAGAGACAGCACCTCATTCAGCCACTTATCCTGAACAAGCCTGTTCAGTACATGTTCCGTTTCTCTTTTCTTTAGCTTCTTTGTCTGGAGGCTGTCGGCACAGTTAAGAATGTCCGTGGAAGAGGCGGTTCCATTGTCAGAGTCCACAATTAGGTCCATCTAAAAGACAGATACAAAAATAAGAACATGCCAGTTATTCCAGAGATATTCACATTTTATTTCATTCTTAAGTCTTATTGTCAGTCATTTACAATTGACTAAAAACTGCATACTCACTGTTTTTCGAAATAATTCCAACTCGTTGTCTGCATAATCAGTTGACATCCTGGTCACATCAGTTTCAGCCATGTTCACCTGGACAGGAGAAGATGTCAACAGGGAAAATAAGAGCAGTTCATGATGGTAGTAGTAAAAGAGCTTTGTGAATGAATTTGATTAGTGTCACTGACCAAAGCATGGTACTGAAGACCATCCTCCTCAGACATCCCTTTTCTGATCTGCATGAACATGGGCTGCAGCTGGGCATTGATAACCTCAATGAATTCATCAAGTTTATCATGAGCATAGTGTGCTGTATAAAAAGGGGTACACGTGAGTGGCCctcaacaaaaacatttttggcCAGTTTCTCAGACCTAGATTAAGCCTATTCTTGGACTTAAAGACACTTACAATAGAGAATCTCTATTGTGTCTAGAAAACTGGACCTTTGAGTTTAAGGGTTTACCATACAGAAAAttaacagtagaggactgggggcAAAATAGTACGCAGCTATGCTGTTCTTACCACCGTGTGTCTCACAGCAATGCCGGTGGAGAGCCCTTGCCTTGGCACCGTCAATGATCCCATTGACCATCATGGTTTGCAGGAACCTTTTATGGCTGTCGCCCAGTGGTCGAGACATGGTGCAAGGAAAGCCCTAGAAAACATTCAACAACGATTTATTATAAGTAGTATTTGAGGGTGTGAGATTCCATTGGACCCCACACAATGTGGTTGACTAATAATTGCTAGTGCTTGGGCACACACGTCGACAAACTTCAAACAACAGCATCCCCACTCACCAGGCAAGTCAGTCGTTGCTCCGTTTTGTTAATGATGGTTCCTTTTACTTCTGTCAAAAGTTAGCTAGCTCGCTTTGTTTACGCGGGTTGTACGTGAGACATGCACGGATCTACCTCTTCCCTTGAAGTTACGTTTACGGTGTTTCTGGAAAACCATCTTGAAGCCAAGGTGCTACCGCCCTCATGCGGACTGGTAGACCAAAAGCGTCTCAAGCAAAAAGGCAAACATAGTACAGTAGCTATGGTTTAAATTGGAAACTATATGGCTCGGGGTACCATGTCTTAATCTGAAACCGGACTTCCCGGCAATAGATCAAGTTATTATTGCAATATTATTAAGATGTCATTGATGGAATTCGAAGTTGGTAATCAACCATAAAACTAAAACAAAGCGTACGTGCGTGCGACATGGTCATACAAGGAAGGGGGGCGAACTTCCCATGAAAGGTGTGTCCTATTGGATTTGTAATTTCCAGTAAGCAATTCGTAGTTGTCAAAACAGCAGCTCTTTCTATTTGTGTAAAGTGACAAATGACTGTTACCACTGTAGATCGTATgaagactatatactgtataatagATTCATTGTTTTTTCTTTGTTCTTTTAAAGGAATGAGTACTTCCTCAAAATTATAATATATCATTGTGTGGGTGAGTGACTTTCGATTTGCTATATATCTACGTAATCAAGGGAATCTAGTGGGAAAGTTAGGTCTATTAACAAAAGCAACAACTGCAGACCCACCAAAATCGTATTACTGAATTAATAGTCACTTCTTCACATTTAGCCTACATGTAGCCTATTTTAATGTGCAGGAATTTAAACACTAATATGAAACATTTTCTCTTTCTGATTTCAGATTGAATTATACTGTGTGGTATACTCTAAAGTATTCAGCAACAATGTTTCTATTGATTATTATATTCACAAACTTTGGGACTTTGATAGCTGATGATGGTAAGCAGTCTTTTGTATATAGCCTATAAACATGTAAGTAGATTTAACCACAGTATTTTTGCCTGATCTTGGTTAACATTTGACAAGCTTTTTGTTTGTTAATTACTTGTAGCAAAGAGTGACGGAAATCTTCAATGCTTCAACGATTATGACAAAAGTATGGTTTGTCATTTTACAACTGACAAGTCTAAGTGTGCTGAATACTACATGACATTGGAATTATTGGGCGCACAAAATATGTAAGTTTATGATTGTGTAAGTTTTTCTATTGTCAATGTTAATCTCACCAAGAAGTCCTATTTCATTTAAAATCTGCATTATTATTCAACTTATTTCCCAGAGTCCAGAATGATTGTACTTTCAAGGAAAAGGAGAGGTCCAATGATGTTTTCAAATGTGGATGCTCTATTGATCCAATGGTCCTTATTATTGGGGAGGAGTTTAATGCAACACTTTGGAATTCTGGGAAGCGCCTAAATTCCGAAGTCCTTTGTATCAAATGCAGCAGTGAGTTGCATCTACATATGCAGATTGCTATTTGAAAATGAATTACTGTTATAAAGAATATTGCATGAAATTAAACCATTCTTTAATTGATTGATATGTCAAACCATCCCTGTCATTGCCCTATACAGTAAAACCCAAAACCCCCACCGTCCAAAAGGTGAAACCAACAGAAAATGGGAATTTCCTGGTCAAATGGAAGACAAACTACCCTGATGATGCACCGTTTTCTAAGGAATTGATTGCCGAATTGAGCTACAGAAAGAAAGGAGAAACAGATGAGGTAAAGGAGGGTGATATACAGCATTCCCCCATTCGCTGTCACATCACAATGACAACATTCCCTCTAGCCCTTTCCTTTGTTCCGACAGGTGTCCAAAAATGACTCAACAACTTCCTATGAATTACTTGGCAGAGACTTGGAGCCAAACACCATTTATGCTCTGAAGGTCAGAACTTATACTGGCAAGAGCGACCGTTTCAGTGACTGGAGTGAAGAGTTGGAATTCACCAACCGTAAGTGACTAAATTAGATTTATCATCCATGGGTTTTCAAACCTTAATTTCACTTTCACCTTGTAGCTCATTGTATATTCTTCTCTGCTCCACAGCTGCATCATCTCGGAAAGTACTCCAGATTGTCATTGTTTTCAGTTGCATTGCTGTTATCATCATCACAAGTGCTTTATTTTGGTGCAGTGTTAGGTAAGTTGTCCTGACATGTCTGTAGGTGACAGTATGTCTGTTTCCACAAACCTTTGTTATCATACAGCTTCATATGGGCCCTATAGGCTTTCAAATTGTTCTATTTCTCCCCTCTGCAGACTCAAAACCAAGTGGTGGGATAATATTCCTAAATGTTCAAACCCAGACCTTTTGTATATGGTTCCAGGAGTGCCTAAGGTGAGGCTCCATCtccaattataaactgggtggtttgagccctgaatgctgattgtctgAAAGCCATAgaatatcagaccgtataccatggatatgacacatttaaaaaaatatattttagaatagtTACATTCGTAACTAGTTTAGAATATCAATAAAGCACCTCAGCGGTTTGtgctatatggccaatataccacagctaagggctttgtccaggcactccgcgttgcattgtgcagaagaacagcccttagccgtggtatattggcaatttATTAAGCCTTGGACATTTGTTTATTTCTtaagccttattgcttaaatagtcTATGTTTAAATAAACTGTAAGCCTTCATTACTTTCATACTGTAATTCCTTCCATTTGTGTATTTACATTTAGTGATGTTTGTTCTCCACCACAGGTATTGTCTCCTCCCAAAATACCTTTATCCTCCATCtatgttgattcttcaaaaatgGACACTGAAGGAAAAACATGGTGAGCTTATAGATGCACTATAAACATAGCAAAATGAAAAGGTGTCTTCGGGTTCAGTCCTATTCGCGTGGGCAGTCAAGTCCTTGCAATGAAAATAAGCTTTAATTCACTGAAAGTTGCCTGCTTGTCTTTTCCCTACAGGACAAACCCCTCGTTAGTAGATGGGAGCAGTGGAATAGGTAGTGGCTCAGAGCTTGACTCATCATCTTCCCTGGGTTATGCCCACACATGTCCCATGAGCCCGGAGCCTAGTAATGTGCAGATCATTAGTCATCTTCAAGAGGCCCTGAGCAAAGTCTTTCCCAGCCTTGTTCCTTTGGACGGGAATCCTCAGTCATTGCTCTTAGCCCCTCCTATGACAGATGATGGTACACAAATGAACTGCCCTGAGCCAAATAGAGACATTGGTGTGTGTTCATCTGACTACAATCCTCTTCATTTCATGAGTGAGTCTGCAGGCTCTTGTGGGTCGTCTTGTTACAACAATATTACCTACTCCCCCTCAGTGCCCCTCAACTCCATTCAAGAGTTAACAACAAGCAAGACATCCTCATTTCCTAAGCAGCCTCTGCTCTTTTGTAACTCCTCCTACCATTCTGGTGAGGCTGAAGTGTTGAAAAATGTCCATCCACAGCTGTTTCTTGGTACTGGTCAACAAGACCTTAACTTGTCCACTAACTGTGCACCCCTCTTGCAAACCGAGTTTTCATATCACACGTGTGATGGCACCAGTGATGATTCAGAGACTACCACGTCAGCAGAGGACACCAGTCTGATCTATGGCTCTAATGACAGCAATGTGTCCGAACCTCACAATGTTATCAGTGTCGTTGCTGGATATCAGAGCTTCAGTGAGGCGGTCGGTAAGGACAATAAGAGAGGAACTGATGCCTTCATGGATGTGTCACTGCCACTTGAGGGTTTCCAGGAGGTGGACAGTAGCGAGCCACTGATTTATGATGTGAATCCATGTTACCACAGCCTGCCTGACCCTGGATGCTGCCTCCCCCCGAGTGATGTCGATTATCAGACTTTACAGAGCCTGGGACAAAATAGCCCAGATCATTGGGTTTCAGACAAACTGCTGAACAAGTGTTTGGAGACTGAGATCCCTCAAAGCTCCATGAGGAACATACCTCTAAATGTCCTGTCCAACTCACAGGAAGGACAATATCCGATACCTGGAAATCCCTTTCTTACTTCTTTCTGTTCAGACCAAGCCATGCAAATAGACAATGACAGCTCCTATCATTGTGTGTGATTCTACGGTAGACACTTTTGCACtttacaatttattttattttggggaCTTGAGCTCATATATATGTTTTTTATATATTATACAAACAGTTTGAATACCATTCTGCCATGAAAATGCTGTAGCCTCAagtccagaaatgttccacattttGGATGTACAGCTTCTGTAAATAAACATGTGTGTGGGGAAACTGCAACAGTTAATTGTTGAAGAGATATAACATGTCTTGTCTTTGCCTCATCTGGCTGAAGCATGTTGTTCATCATCTGGGATGTAAAAAAATAAGGATGTGTACTTCAGTTGAAATACTGAGCAATAACATCTTGATTAAACATCAAGGTCGTCAAACTAGTCTCCAGCCTCTGAAAGTGACTTCTCTTCTAAATAGCTTCCCAAAATAGTCAAATAGTCAGACAGTTTCATTGCATCTGATGTTTGATAGGCTAAATAGTGTTAACAGTACAAGCCACATGCAAACATTGAGGTTGGATTTCTGATGAAAAAGTGGTAGGCCTACTTCCTTATTCTGCGCTGTTCCTTTAAACAGGCACATTGCAGCTTCCGTGGAAATACACGCCCAGAAAATAGAGCCAGCCTCTGATGTCATAGATGTGTTGCGAATCAGGTTAatcaacaaaaaaaatatttgttaaGGGTTATTTTCTGAGGATGAAGTTCATGTTTGAAGTGTTTATTGTAGAAAACATAAACACTTTTTTCCCTTCAAAGCTCTTCGCTTAACTGGTGAAGCTTGAATAAAGATTACCTGACTAGTGACACACATAGCGATGGTTTATCATGCAGACTATTGAGAGGCGTTTGCCACAGTTTAACCATAAATAATAGTATATGATTGGAATAACTGAGGCATTCAGCATAATTTCTTTCATGGTATTGTGGCGATTTTGTGACAGGCTGTTTTTGAACAAAGGCCAAGAGAATTGTAGAGACACCTGAGGGGAT
Proteins encoded in this window:
- the LOC135555663 gene encoding non-structural maintenance of chromosomes element 1 homolog — translated: MSRPLGDSHKRFLQTMMVNGIIDGAKARALHRHCCETHGAHYAHDKLDEFIEVINAQLQPMFMQIRKGMSEEDGLQYHALVNMAETDVTRMSTDYADNELELFRKTMDLIVDSDNGTASSTDILNCADSLQTKKLKKRETEHVLNRLVQDKWLNEKNGDYSLSTRCIMEMEQYIRMLYQDQVKVCHICHNVALQCQMCENPTCGIKIHTPCVARYFKGRTDPRCPACEDFWPHEIPDVYRPPSSQSETQSAAKENTAPTPTPRSTAQTRRTRRS
- the LOC135555660 gene encoding uncharacterized protein LOC135555660 — translated: MFLLIIIFTNFGTLIADDAKSDGNLQCFNDYDKSMVCHFTTDKSKCAEYYMTLELLGAQNIVQNDCTFKEKERSNDVFKCGCSIDPMVLIIGEEFNATLWNSGKRLNSEVLCIKCSIKPKTPTVQKVKPTENGNFLVKWKTNYPDDAPFSKELIAELSYRKKGETDEVSKNDSTTSYELLGRDLEPNTIYALKVRTYTGKSDRFSDWSEELEFTNPASSRKVLQIVIVFSCIAVIIITSALFWCSVRLKTKWWDNIPKCSNPDLLYMVPGVPKVLSPPKIPLSSIYVDSSKMDTEGKTWTNPSLVDGSSGIGSGSELDSSSSLGYAHTCPMSPEPSNVQIISHLQEALSKVFPSLVPLDGNPQSLLLAPPMTDDGTQMNCPEPNRDIGVCSSDYNPLHFMSESAGSCGSSCYNNITYSPSVPLNSIQELTTSKTSSFPKQPLLFCNSSYHSGEAEVLKNVHPQLFLGTGQQDLNLSTNCAPLLQTEFSYHTCDGTSDDSETTTSAEDTSLIYGSNDSNVSEPHNVISVVAGYQSFSEAVGKDNKRGTDAFMDVSLPLEGFQEVDSSEPLIYDVNPCYHSLPDPGCCLPPSDVDYQTLQSLGQNSPDHWVSDKLLNKCLETEIPQSSMRNIPLNVLSNSQEGQYPIPGNPFLTSFCSDQAMQIDNDSSYHCV